Proteins encoded together in one Quercus lobata isolate SW786 chromosome 3, ValleyOak3.0 Primary Assembly, whole genome shotgun sequence window:
- the LOC115980913 gene encoding uncharacterized protein LOC115980913: protein MDLIGKIKPISRKKNCFIIVATDYFTKWVEAKPYKEVSEFDVIQFIKEMIVHRLGIPQSITVDNGTIFNGTRVKAFTQEYGIRILNSTPYYAQENGQVEATNKIIKNNLRKIVARYSTSWDDLLSEVLWAYRTSKRMSINTTPYSLVFGHDAVLPMEITVRSMRITRQNELTHLDYQDAMFPELDEIDEACMAALDSIVVQKQKISEMYNKRIKAKSFAIGDLVWKVILPIGVKDPYLGKWSPNWDGPFLVSEVFDGNAYKLMDISGNEHARSINSNGDSQTVVAKPKSNHSMSNASSDVGVWTGVPGSKLFPNKSISPLRINDKLEDVFILYAQAPNIMRNYSHDIVHASIEMNNFSIMDNLHRHPSEF from the exons ATGGATTTAATTGGAAAAATCAAACCGAtctcaagaaagaaaaattgctTCATAATCGTTGCAACAGACTACTTTACAAAGTGGGTTGAAGCAAAACCTTATAAGGAAGTGAGTGAGTTTGATgttattcaatttataaaagaaatgatAGTCCATAGGTTAGGAATTCCTCAATCTATAACAGTGGACAATGGAACCATCTTTAATGGAACTAGGGTAAAAGCCTTCACACAAGAATATGGTATTCGAATTTTGAATTCCACACCATATTATGCACAGGAAAATGGTCAGGTAGAAGCCACTAATAAGATTATCAAGAATAATTTGAGGAAAATAGTGGCTAGATATTCTACAAGTTGGGATGATTTGTTGTCTGAAGTACTGTGGGCATATAGAACTTCAAAAAGAATGAGCATAAACACTACCCCATATTCTTTAGTTTTTGGCCATGATGCAGTTTTACCCATGGAGATTACCGTGAGATCAATGAGGATTACAAGGCAAAATGAATTGACTCATTTGGATTATCAAGATGCGATGTTTCCAGAACTTGATGAAATAGATGAGGCCTGTATGGCAGCTTTAGATTCTATTGttgtacaaaaacaaaaaatatctgAGATGTATAACAAGAGAATTAAGGCAAAGTCATTTGCCATTGGGGATTTAGTTTGGAAAGTTATCTTGCCTATAGGAGTTAAAGATCCATATCTGGGTAAATGGTCTCCTAATTGGGATGGACCTTTCCTAGTTAGTGAGGTCTTTGATGGAAATGCTTATAAGTTAATGGATATTAGTGGCAATGAGCATGCGAGATCCATTAACAGcaa CGGTGACTCTCAAACAGTTGTAGCAAAGCCAAAGAGCAACCACAGTATGAGTAATGCTAGCAGTGATGTTGGTGTTTGGACCGGTGTACCTGGTTCGAAGTTGTTCCCAAACAAA TCAATTAGTCCTCTTAGGATCAACGATAAACTTGAAGATGTCTTCATTTTGTATGCACAAGCTCCCAACATCATGCGGAATTACAGTCACGACATTGTTCATGCTTCGATCGAGATGAATAATTTCAGTATCATGGACAACCTTCACCGGCATCCATCTGAGTTTTGA